The following are from one region of the Camelus ferus isolate YT-003-E chromosome 13, BCGSAC_Cfer_1.0, whole genome shotgun sequence genome:
- the RNF19B gene encoding E3 ubiquitin-protein ligase RNF19B isoform X2, translating into MGSEKDSESPRSTSLHAAAPDPKCRSGGRRRRLTFHSVFSASARGRRARAKPQAEPPPPAAPPPPAPAPSAAQAPPPEALPTEATAEAEVEAAAVAGPGFDDEEAAEGGGSGPEEVECPLCLVRLPPERAPRLLSCPHRSCRDCLRHYLRLEISESRVPISCPECSERLNPHDIRLLLADPPLMHKYEEFMLRRYLASDPDCRWCPAPDCGYAVIAYGCASCPKLTCEREGCQTEFCYHCKQIWHPNQTCDMARQQRAQTLRVRTKHTSGLSYGQESGPDDIKPCPRCSAYIIKMNDGSCNHMTCAVCGCEFCWLCMKEISDLHYLSPSGCTFWGKKPWSRKKKILWQLGTLIGAPVGISLIAGIAIPAMVIGIPVYVGRKIHSRYEGRKTSKHKRNLAITGGVTLSVIASPVIAAVSVGIGVPIMLAYVYGVVPISLCRGGGCGVSTANGKGVKIEFDEDDGPITVADAWRALKNPSIGESSIEGLTSVLSTSGSPTDGLSVVQGPYSETASFAALSGGTLSGGILSSGKGKYSRLEVQADVQKEIFPKDTASLGAISDNASTRAMAGSIISSYNPQDRECNNMEIQVDIEAKPSHYQLVSGSSTEDSLHVHAQMAENEEEGGGSGGSGGSNEEDPPCKHQSCEQKDCLASKPWDISLAQPESIRSDLESSDTQSDDVPDITSDECGSPRSQAAACPSTPRAQGAPSPSAHRNLSAPAEGKTVLKPEDAEARV; encoded by the exons ATGGGCTCCGAGAAAGACTCCGAGTCGCCGCGCTCTACATCCCTACACGCGGCTGCGCCCGACCCCAAGTGCCGCAGCGGCGGCCGGCGCCGGCGCCTCACCTTCCACAGCGTCTTCTCCGCCTCGGCCCGCGGTCGCCGCGCCCGGGCCAAGCCGCAGGCCGAGCCACCGCCCCcagccgcgccgccgccgcccgccccggcCCCATCCGCGGCCCAGGCCCCGCCGCCCGAGGCGCTGCCCACCGAAGCCACCGCGGAGGCCGAGGTGGAGGCCGCGGCGGTTGCGGGGCCCGGGTTCGACGATGAGGAGGCGGCGGAGGGCGGCGGCTCGGGCCCGGAGGAGGTGGAGTGCCCGCTGTGCCTGGTGCGGCTGCCTCCAGAGCGGGCCCCGCGCCTCCTCAGCTGCCCTCACCGCTCGTGCCGGGACTGCCTCCGCCACTACCTGCGCCTGGAGATCAGCGAGAGTCGGGTCCCCATCAGCTGTCCCGAGTGCAGCGAGCGACTCAACCCACACGACATCCGCCTGCTGCTCGCCGACCCGCCGCTCATGCACAAATACGAGGAGTTCATGCTGCGCCGCTACCTGGCCTCGGACCCCGACTGCCGCTGGTGCCCGGCCCCGGACTGCGG TTATGCTGTTATTGCCTATGGCTGTGCCAGCTGCCCAAAGCTGACCTGTGAGAGGGAAGGCTGCCAGACTGAATTCTGCTACCACTGCAAGCAAATATGGCATCCAAATCAGACATGCGATATGGCCCGTCAACAGAGGGCACAGACATTGCGAGTTCGGACCAAACACACTTCAGGTCTTAGTTATGGGCAAGAATCTGGACCAG ATGACATAAAGCCATGCCCACGATGCAGTGCTTACATTATCAAGATGAATGATGGAAGCTGTAATCATATGACCTGTGCAGTGTGTGGCTGTGAATTCTGTTGGCTTTGTATGAAAGAGATTTCGGACTTGCATTACCTCAG CCCCTCTGGCTGCACATTCTGGGGCAAGAAGCCATGGAGCCGTAAGAAGAAAATTCTTTGGCAGCTGGGCACATTGATTGGTGCTCCAGTGGGGATTTCCCTCATTGCCGGCATTGCCATTCCTGCCATGGTCATTGGCATTCCTGTTTATGTTGGCAGGAAG aTTCATAGCAGATATGAAGGTAGGAAAACCTCCAAGCACAAGAGGAATTTGGCTATCACGGGAGGAGTGACTTTGTCAGTCATTGCATCCCCAGTTATTGCTGCAGTTAGTGTTG GTATTGGTGTCCCTATTATGCTGGCTTACGTCTATGGGGTTGTGCCCATTTCTCTCTGTCGTGGAGGTGGCTGTGGAGTTAGCACAGCCAATGGAAAGGGAGTGAAAATTGAGTTTGATGAAGATGATGGTCCAATCACAG TGGCAGATGCCTGGCGAGCCCTCAAGAATCCCAGCATTGGGGAAAGTAGCATTGAAGGTCTAACTAGTGTACTGAGCACCAGTGGAAGCCCTACAGATGGACTCAGTGTTGTGCAGGGTCCATACAGCGAAACAGCCAGCTTTGCAGCCCTCTCAGGAGGCACACTAAGTGGTGGCATTCTTTCCAGTGGCAAGGGAAAATACAGCAG GTTAGAAGTCCAAGCCGATGTCCAAAAGGAAATTTTCCCCAAAGACACAGCCAGTCTTGGTGCAATTAGTGACAACGCAAGCACTCGTGCTATGGCCGGTTCCATAATCAGTTCCTACAACCCACAGGACAG AGAATGCAACAATATGGAAATCCAAGTGGACATTGAAGCCAAACCAAGCCACTATCAGCTGGTGAGTGGAAGCAGCACGGAGGACTCACTCCATGTTCATGCTCAAATGGCCGAAAATGAAGAAgaaggtggtggcagtggtggcagtggtgggagcAATGAAGAGGATCCCCCCTGCAAACACCAAAGCTGTGAACAGAAAGACTGTCTGGCCAGCAAACCTTGGGACATCAGCCTGGCCCAGCCAGAAAGCATCCGCAGTGACCTGGAGAGCTCTGATACACAGTCAGATGATGTGCCAGACATCACCTCAGATGAGTGTGGCTCCCCTCGGTCCCAGGCCGCAGCCTGCCCCTCAACACCCAGAGCCCAAGGTGCACCGAGCCCAAGTGCCCATAGGAACCTCTCTGCCCCAGCTGAGGGGAAGACTGTCTTGAAGCCAGAAGATGCAGAAGCCAGAGTATGA
- the RNF19B gene encoding E3 ubiquitin-protein ligase RNF19B isoform X3 → MGSEKDSESPRSTSLHAAAPDPKCRSGGRRRRLTFHSVFSASARGRRARAKPQAEPPPPAAPPPPAPAPSAAQAPPPEALPTEATAEAEVEAAAVAGPGFDDEEAAEGGGSGPEEVECPLCLVRLPPERAPRLLSCPHRSCRDCLRHYLRLEISESRVPISCPECSERLNPHDIRLLLADPPLMHKYEEFMLRRYLASDPDCRWCPAPDCGYAVIAYGCASCPKLTCEREGCQTEFCYHCKQIWHPNQTCDMARQQRAQTLRVRTKHTSGLSYGQESGPADDIKPCPRCSAYIIKMNDGSCNHMTCAVCGCEFCWLCMKEISDLHYLSPSGCTFWGKKPWSRKKKILWQLGTLIGAPVGISLIAGIAIPAMVIGIPVYVGRKIHSRYEGIGVPIMLAYVYGVVPISLCRGGGCGVSTANGKGVKIEFDEDDGPITVADAWRALKNPSIGESSIEGLTSVLSTSGSPTDGLSVVQGPYSETASFAALSGGTLSGGILSSGKGKYSRLEVQADVQKEIFPKDTASLGAISDNASTRAMAGSIISSYNPQDRECNNMEIQVDIEAKPSHYQLVSGSSTEDSLHVHAQMAENEEEGGGSGGSGGSNEEDPPCKHQSCEQKDCLASKPWDISLAQPESIRSDLESSDTQSDDVPDITSDECGSPRSQAAACPSTPRAQGAPSPSAHRNLSAPAEGKTVLKPEDAEARV, encoded by the exons ATGGGCTCCGAGAAAGACTCCGAGTCGCCGCGCTCTACATCCCTACACGCGGCTGCGCCCGACCCCAAGTGCCGCAGCGGCGGCCGGCGCCGGCGCCTCACCTTCCACAGCGTCTTCTCCGCCTCGGCCCGCGGTCGCCGCGCCCGGGCCAAGCCGCAGGCCGAGCCACCGCCCCcagccgcgccgccgccgcccgccccggcCCCATCCGCGGCCCAGGCCCCGCCGCCCGAGGCGCTGCCCACCGAAGCCACCGCGGAGGCCGAGGTGGAGGCCGCGGCGGTTGCGGGGCCCGGGTTCGACGATGAGGAGGCGGCGGAGGGCGGCGGCTCGGGCCCGGAGGAGGTGGAGTGCCCGCTGTGCCTGGTGCGGCTGCCTCCAGAGCGGGCCCCGCGCCTCCTCAGCTGCCCTCACCGCTCGTGCCGGGACTGCCTCCGCCACTACCTGCGCCTGGAGATCAGCGAGAGTCGGGTCCCCATCAGCTGTCCCGAGTGCAGCGAGCGACTCAACCCACACGACATCCGCCTGCTGCTCGCCGACCCGCCGCTCATGCACAAATACGAGGAGTTCATGCTGCGCCGCTACCTGGCCTCGGACCCCGACTGCCGCTGGTGCCCGGCCCCGGACTGCGG TTATGCTGTTATTGCCTATGGCTGTGCCAGCTGCCCAAAGCTGACCTGTGAGAGGGAAGGCTGCCAGACTGAATTCTGCTACCACTGCAAGCAAATATGGCATCCAAATCAGACATGCGATATGGCCCGTCAACAGAGGGCACAGACATTGCGAGTTCGGACCAAACACACTTCAGGTCTTAGTTATGGGCAAGAATCTGGACCAG CAGATGACATAAAGCCATGCCCACGATGCAGTGCTTACATTATCAAGATGAATGATGGAAGCTGTAATCATATGACCTGTGCAGTGTGTGGCTGTGAATTCTGTTGGCTTTGTATGAAAGAGATTTCGGACTTGCATTACCTCAG CCCCTCTGGCTGCACATTCTGGGGCAAGAAGCCATGGAGCCGTAAGAAGAAAATTCTTTGGCAGCTGGGCACATTGATTGGTGCTCCAGTGGGGATTTCCCTCATTGCCGGCATTGCCATTCCTGCCATGGTCATTGGCATTCCTGTTTATGTTGGCAGGAAG aTTCATAGCAGATATGAAG GTATTGGTGTCCCTATTATGCTGGCTTACGTCTATGGGGTTGTGCCCATTTCTCTCTGTCGTGGAGGTGGCTGTGGAGTTAGCACAGCCAATGGAAAGGGAGTGAAAATTGAGTTTGATGAAGATGATGGTCCAATCACAG TGGCAGATGCCTGGCGAGCCCTCAAGAATCCCAGCATTGGGGAAAGTAGCATTGAAGGTCTAACTAGTGTACTGAGCACCAGTGGAAGCCCTACAGATGGACTCAGTGTTGTGCAGGGTCCATACAGCGAAACAGCCAGCTTTGCAGCCCTCTCAGGAGGCACACTAAGTGGTGGCATTCTTTCCAGTGGCAAGGGAAAATACAGCAG GTTAGAAGTCCAAGCCGATGTCCAAAAGGAAATTTTCCCCAAAGACACAGCCAGTCTTGGTGCAATTAGTGACAACGCAAGCACTCGTGCTATGGCCGGTTCCATAATCAGTTCCTACAACCCACAGGACAG AGAATGCAACAATATGGAAATCCAAGTGGACATTGAAGCCAAACCAAGCCACTATCAGCTGGTGAGTGGAAGCAGCACGGAGGACTCACTCCATGTTCATGCTCAAATGGCCGAAAATGAAGAAgaaggtggtggcagtggtggcagtggtgggagcAATGAAGAGGATCCCCCCTGCAAACACCAAAGCTGTGAACAGAAAGACTGTCTGGCCAGCAAACCTTGGGACATCAGCCTGGCCCAGCCAGAAAGCATCCGCAGTGACCTGGAGAGCTCTGATACACAGTCAGATGATGTGCCAGACATCACCTCAGATGAGTGTGGCTCCCCTCGGTCCCAGGCCGCAGCCTGCCCCTCAACACCCAGAGCCCAAGGTGCACCGAGCCCAAGTGCCCATAGGAACCTCTCTGCCCCAGCTGAGGGGAAGACTGTCTTGAAGCCAGAAGATGCAGAAGCCAGAGTATGA
- the RNF19B gene encoding E3 ubiquitin-protein ligase RNF19B isoform X1 codes for MGSEKDSESPRSTSLHAAAPDPKCRSGGRRRRLTFHSVFSASARGRRARAKPQAEPPPPAAPPPPAPAPSAAQAPPPEALPTEATAEAEVEAAAVAGPGFDDEEAAEGGGSGPEEVECPLCLVRLPPERAPRLLSCPHRSCRDCLRHYLRLEISESRVPISCPECSERLNPHDIRLLLADPPLMHKYEEFMLRRYLASDPDCRWCPAPDCGYAVIAYGCASCPKLTCEREGCQTEFCYHCKQIWHPNQTCDMARQQRAQTLRVRTKHTSGLSYGQESGPADDIKPCPRCSAYIIKMNDGSCNHMTCAVCGCEFCWLCMKEISDLHYLSPSGCTFWGKKPWSRKKKILWQLGTLIGAPVGISLIAGIAIPAMVIGIPVYVGRKIHSRYEGRKTSKHKRNLAITGGVTLSVIASPVIAAVSVGIGVPIMLAYVYGVVPISLCRGGGCGVSTANGKGVKIEFDEDDGPITVADAWRALKNPSIGESSIEGLTSVLSTSGSPTDGLSVVQGPYSETASFAALSGGTLSGGILSSGKGKYSRLEVQADVQKEIFPKDTASLGAISDNASTRAMAGSIISSYNPQDRECNNMEIQVDIEAKPSHYQLVSGSSTEDSLHVHAQMAENEEEGGGSGGSGGSNEEDPPCKHQSCEQKDCLASKPWDISLAQPESIRSDLESSDTQSDDVPDITSDECGSPRSQAAACPSTPRAQGAPSPSAHRNLSAPAEGKTVLKPEDAEARV; via the exons ATGGGCTCCGAGAAAGACTCCGAGTCGCCGCGCTCTACATCCCTACACGCGGCTGCGCCCGACCCCAAGTGCCGCAGCGGCGGCCGGCGCCGGCGCCTCACCTTCCACAGCGTCTTCTCCGCCTCGGCCCGCGGTCGCCGCGCCCGGGCCAAGCCGCAGGCCGAGCCACCGCCCCcagccgcgccgccgccgcccgccccggcCCCATCCGCGGCCCAGGCCCCGCCGCCCGAGGCGCTGCCCACCGAAGCCACCGCGGAGGCCGAGGTGGAGGCCGCGGCGGTTGCGGGGCCCGGGTTCGACGATGAGGAGGCGGCGGAGGGCGGCGGCTCGGGCCCGGAGGAGGTGGAGTGCCCGCTGTGCCTGGTGCGGCTGCCTCCAGAGCGGGCCCCGCGCCTCCTCAGCTGCCCTCACCGCTCGTGCCGGGACTGCCTCCGCCACTACCTGCGCCTGGAGATCAGCGAGAGTCGGGTCCCCATCAGCTGTCCCGAGTGCAGCGAGCGACTCAACCCACACGACATCCGCCTGCTGCTCGCCGACCCGCCGCTCATGCACAAATACGAGGAGTTCATGCTGCGCCGCTACCTGGCCTCGGACCCCGACTGCCGCTGGTGCCCGGCCCCGGACTGCGG TTATGCTGTTATTGCCTATGGCTGTGCCAGCTGCCCAAAGCTGACCTGTGAGAGGGAAGGCTGCCAGACTGAATTCTGCTACCACTGCAAGCAAATATGGCATCCAAATCAGACATGCGATATGGCCCGTCAACAGAGGGCACAGACATTGCGAGTTCGGACCAAACACACTTCAGGTCTTAGTTATGGGCAAGAATCTGGACCAG CAGATGACATAAAGCCATGCCCACGATGCAGTGCTTACATTATCAAGATGAATGATGGAAGCTGTAATCATATGACCTGTGCAGTGTGTGGCTGTGAATTCTGTTGGCTTTGTATGAAAGAGATTTCGGACTTGCATTACCTCAG CCCCTCTGGCTGCACATTCTGGGGCAAGAAGCCATGGAGCCGTAAGAAGAAAATTCTTTGGCAGCTGGGCACATTGATTGGTGCTCCAGTGGGGATTTCCCTCATTGCCGGCATTGCCATTCCTGCCATGGTCATTGGCATTCCTGTTTATGTTGGCAGGAAG aTTCATAGCAGATATGAAGGTAGGAAAACCTCCAAGCACAAGAGGAATTTGGCTATCACGGGAGGAGTGACTTTGTCAGTCATTGCATCCCCAGTTATTGCTGCAGTTAGTGTTG GTATTGGTGTCCCTATTATGCTGGCTTACGTCTATGGGGTTGTGCCCATTTCTCTCTGTCGTGGAGGTGGCTGTGGAGTTAGCACAGCCAATGGAAAGGGAGTGAAAATTGAGTTTGATGAAGATGATGGTCCAATCACAG TGGCAGATGCCTGGCGAGCCCTCAAGAATCCCAGCATTGGGGAAAGTAGCATTGAAGGTCTAACTAGTGTACTGAGCACCAGTGGAAGCCCTACAGATGGACTCAGTGTTGTGCAGGGTCCATACAGCGAAACAGCCAGCTTTGCAGCCCTCTCAGGAGGCACACTAAGTGGTGGCATTCTTTCCAGTGGCAAGGGAAAATACAGCAG GTTAGAAGTCCAAGCCGATGTCCAAAAGGAAATTTTCCCCAAAGACACAGCCAGTCTTGGTGCAATTAGTGACAACGCAAGCACTCGTGCTATGGCCGGTTCCATAATCAGTTCCTACAACCCACAGGACAG AGAATGCAACAATATGGAAATCCAAGTGGACATTGAAGCCAAACCAAGCCACTATCAGCTGGTGAGTGGAAGCAGCACGGAGGACTCACTCCATGTTCATGCTCAAATGGCCGAAAATGAAGAAgaaggtggtggcagtggtggcagtggtgggagcAATGAAGAGGATCCCCCCTGCAAACACCAAAGCTGTGAACAGAAAGACTGTCTGGCCAGCAAACCTTGGGACATCAGCCTGGCCCAGCCAGAAAGCATCCGCAGTGACCTGGAGAGCTCTGATACACAGTCAGATGATGTGCCAGACATCACCTCAGATGAGTGTGGCTCCCCTCGGTCCCAGGCCGCAGCCTGCCCCTCAACACCCAGAGCCCAAGGTGCACCGAGCCCAAGTGCCCATAGGAACCTCTCTGCCCCAGCTGAGGGGAAGACTGTCTTGAAGCCAGAAGATGCAGAAGCCAGAGTATGA